One Cucurbita pepo subsp. pepo cultivar mu-cu-16 chromosome LG09, ASM280686v2, whole genome shotgun sequence DNA window includes the following coding sequences:
- the LOC111801614 gene encoding protein-tyrosine-phosphatase MKP1-like, with protein sequence MDEKRVAGCTRNAFFRSVSWSERSPSKPRDNRSLVSNSNKARLCLPPLQPLSISRRSVEEWPPAGCDDLGVWPNPETPREVVDDKPVREFEFKKDKLAFFDKKCSKILDHVYLGSDSVAKNREVLRQNGITHVLNCVGFVCPEYFKGEFVYKTLWLQDTPSEDITSILYDVFDYFEDVCELGGRVFVHCFQGVSRSTSLVIAYLMWKEGRSFQDAFQSVKAARGVANPNLGFACQLLQCQKRVHALPASPDSTLRMYRMAPHSSYDPLHLVPKMLNTPTVQGLDSRGAFVVHVPPAIYVWEGEKCDSVMLNSAKAAASQIIRYEKARGPILSIKEGDEPLGFWKALMDGQNLADNSKGQVRKVEEYNPDFEIFHRAISDGVVPPFDISNTDSENYLPVRENGWDTTKRKIENETTEDIVTSFSELDCDTKGAFDDMDMMTANIDEDPNAPVSSIDLASPPLSPTAYLCDSPESFDCFPARNLDQEIEDSKVSSIPDDPLSLPIHPLGSPDSFSSFQGGTSPKFGTKSPSLSPSTSDNSSSFTFSPSSSNWSDLSYMSSRQPSPSDMDSVHPAVKNSSIIDNFCLHHKETHPIFVESFPSYPLLRAGNTNLTSRGASPSIAERRGSHPPPGMLLPSIEEACKVQRKIVRSSSFSLLNLDNDALEIAGCSQSKNKSSSKDINLDIDRFGACTELEYKFAEAETPIFYQWPSMNTVEINQFGNLNSRSVYILFAPDTNLDSNGYNNLFIWLGSEVLHKDDDGQLMSDDNEDGHLHWEMIGRIFINNKGIPRDTKIQIIREGEEPEKFLAHISNSLPQKTECVDLWSVKT encoded by the exons ATGGATGAAAAGAGGGTGGCTGGTTGTACTCGTAACGCATTTTTCCGGTCGGTTTCGTGGTCGGAACGGTCACCGTCGAAGCCCCGTGATAATCGGAGCTTAGTGTCGAATAGTAATAAAGCTCGGTTATGTTTGCCGCCGCTGCAGCCGCTTTCGATCAGTCGCCGGAGTGTTGAGGAGTGGCCACCGGCGGGTTGTGATGATCTTGGTGTTTGGCCAAACCCAGAAACTCCGAGAGAGGTTGTTGATGATAAGCCTGTGAGGGAATTTGAGTTTAAGAAGGATAAACTTGCGTTTTTTGATAAGAAATGCTCGAAAATTCTTGATCATGTGTATTTAGGTAGTGATTCTGTGGCTAAGAATCGAGAGGTTTTGAGGCAGAATGGGATCACTCATGTGTTGAATTGTGTTGGGTTTGTGTGTCCTGAGTATTTCAAGGGTGAATTTGTTTACAAAACTCTTTGGCTGCAAGATACTCCTTCAGAGGATATCACTAGCATTCTCTATGATGTTTTTGATTACTTTGAAGATGTTTGTGAGCTCGGTGGTCGGGTTTTCGTGCATTGTTTTCAAGGAGTGTCTCGGTCGACTTCTCTTGTAATAGCATACCTTATGTGGAAGGAAGGTCGGAGCTTTCAGGACGCTTTTCAATCGGTAAAGGCCGCTCGAGGGGTGGCTAATCCGAACTTGGGGTTTGCTTGTCAATTATTGCAGTGCCAGAAGCGGGTTCATGCCCTGCCTGCTAGCCCGGATTCGACTTTGAGGATGTATAGGATGGCTCCTCATTCATCTTATGATCCACTTCATCTTGTACCTAAGATGTTGAACACTCCGACTGTCCAAGGGCTTGATTCTCGTGGGGCATTTGTCGTGCACGTTCCTCCGGCTATCTATGTCTGGGAAGGGGAGAAGTGTGACTCTGTGATGTTGAACTCGGCTAAGGCAGCAGCGTCGCAGATCATTCGATACGAAAAGGCAAGAGGCCCTATCCTTAGCATCAAAGAAGGTGATGAACCATTGGGATTTTGGAAAGCTTTGATGGATGGCCAAAATTTGGCTGATAATTCCAAAGGGCAAGTTCGGAAGGTTGAGGAGTATAATCCAGATTTCGAAATTTTTCACAGGGCGATTTCGGATGGGGTTGTTCCACCTTTCGATATATCTAATACCGATTCGGAAAATTACCTTCCCGTTAGAGAAAATGGGTGGGACACGACCAAAAGGAAGATCGAAAACGAAACTACAGAAGATATTGTGACATCCTTTTCAGAATTGGATTGTGATACTAAAGGAGCATTTGATGATATGGACATGATGACTGCAAATATTGATGAAGATCCAAATGCACCTGTTTCTTCAATTGACCTTGCATCTCCACCACTTTCACCCACAGCCTATTTGTGTGACTCACCTGAATCTTTTGACTGTTTTCCAGCTCGTAACTTGGATCAGGAAATAGAAGATTCTAAGGTGAGCTCGATCCCAGACGATCCTTTATCGTTACCGATTCATCCTCTGGGATCACCCGATTCATTTTCGAGTTTTCAAGGAGGGACAAGTCCAAAGTTCGGCACCAAATCCCCTTCACTCTCTCCTTCTACATCTGATAACTCGAGTTCATTTACCTTTTCACCATCATCGTCTAATTGGTCCGACTTATCGTATATGTCTTCTCGGCAACCATCACCGTCCGACATGGATTCAGTACATCCAGCTGTTAAAAACTCTTCCATCATAgataatttttgtttacacCACAAAGAAACTCATCCTATCTTTGTAGAGTCCTTTCCCTCTTACCCCTTGTTAAGGGCAGGAAACACGAATTTGACATCAAGAGGAGCCTCCCCTTCAATTGCAGAGCGTCGAGGGAGTCATCCTCCACCTGGGATGTTGCTGCCCTCCATTGAAGAAGCCTGCAAGGTTCAGAGGAAAATAGTTCGGTCATCATCGTTTTCTTTGCTCAACTTAGACAACGATGCATTGGAGATAGCTGGGTGCAGCCAATCCAAGAATAAAAGCAGTAGTAAAGATATAAATTTGGACATTGATAGATTTGGGGCTTGCACTGAATTAGAATACAAGTTTGCAGAAGCAGAAACTCCAATTTTTTACCAGTGGCCTTCAATGAATACAGTGGAGATCAATCAATTCGGGAATCTCAATTCTAGATCAGTGTATATATTGTTTGCACCAGATACAAATTTGGATTCAAACGGCTACAACAACTTATTTATCTGGCTGGGGAGTGAAGTTTTGCATAAAGACGATGACGGTCAACTAATGAGTGACGACAATGAAGATGGACATCTTCACTGGGAGATGATCGGACGTATATTCATTAACAATAAGGGAATTCCTAGAGATACGAAAATACAG ATAATAAGAGAAGGTGAGGAGCCCGAGAAGTTCCTTGCACATATAAGCAATTCATTACCTCAAAAAACAGAATGTGTTGATCTGTGGTCGGTGAAGACTTGA
- the LOC111801618 gene encoding pentatricopeptide repeat-containing protein At1g13040, mitochondrial isoform X2 gives MLQHCLALAFRPTCIDMYHSVNRLVFRASITKCVKVGLIDEAIRIFDEMTQSTCPVTSRDYNRFIGVLISRSRFDLAESYYSRMIPQVDRLCKAKQYGQAVEFWHFMVQKGISPDMKACTALVVGLCDGGKVDLAYELMVGKMKGQTKFNNLIYNSLMSGFCKAGRISKALAIKSFMSKNGCEPDLVTYNILLNFFCDGLMLEDAGESMKKMERIGMEPDVYSYNQLLKGLCKANRLDKAYRLMNKMWEKGLCDTVSYNTLISTLCKALATRKAYKLFEEMGQKGVAPDVGTFATLIKAFLREGSSHIAKRLLHKMTETILLPDHIFYTTVIDYLCKTGKIEMAQGVFHDMIEIGISPDVVSYNALINGLCKAFKVHEAMLLYEEMQMRGCCPDEVTFKLIIGGLLREKNLPLACQVWDQMMEKGYTLDRFLSEALIKAIQSRDAG, from the exons ATGCTTCAGCATTGTCTTGCTTTAGCATTCCGACCGACATGCATTGATATGTATCACAGCGTAAACCGCCTCGTCTTTCGAGCTAGTATCACCAAGTGTGTCAAGGTTGGTTTAATTGATGAAGCTATCAGGATATTCGATGAAATGACTCAATCGACTTGTCCTGTAACGAGCAGAGACTACAATCGCTTTATTGGTGTTCTGATTAGCCGCTCGCGTTTCGATTTGGCCGAAAGTTATTACTCGAGAATGAtacctcaag TTGATAGATTGTGCAAAGCCAAGCAATATGGCCAAGCTGTGGAGTTTTGGCATTTTATGGTTCAGAAGGGGATTAGTCCAGACATGAAAGCCTGTACGGCTCTTGTTGTTGGGCTCTGCGATGGTGGGAAAGTTGATTTAGCATATGAGCTTATGGTTGGTAAAATGAAGGGTCAGACGAAGTTCAACAACTTGATTTATAATTCTCTGATGAGTGGGTTTTGTAAAGCTGGCCGGATCTCTAAGGCACTGGCCATCAAGTCATTTATGAGTAAGAATGGTTGTGAGCCAGATTTGGTTACCTACAATATTTTGCTGAATTTTTTTTGCGATGGGCTTATGTTGGAGGATGCAGGGGAGTCgatgaagaagatggagaGGATAGGAATGGAGCCTGATGTGTACAGTTATAATCAACTTCTTAAGGGTCTTTGCAAGGCTAATCGGCTGGATAAAGCATATAGATTGATGAATAAAATGTGGGAGAAAGGGTTGTGTGACACTGTTTCGTACAACACTTTGATAAGTACACTATGCAAAGCATTGGCAACTAGAAAGGCATACAAGCTATTTGAGGAAATGGGCCAGAAAGGTGTTGCTCCAGATGTGGGAACATTTGCAACTCTTATAAAAGCTTTTCTTAGAGAAGGAAGCTCCCATATAGCAAAGAGACTTCTTCATAAGATGACCGAGACAATTCTGTTACCTGATCACATATTTTATACAACGGTCATAGATTACCTTTGTAAGACGGGGAAGATTGAGATGGCTCAAGGCGTCTTTCATGACATGATAGAGATAGGAATCTCCCCTGATGTGGTCTCATATAATGCTCTTATAAATGGGCTTTGCAAGGCCTTTAAAGTTCATGAGGCCATGTTACTGTATGAAGAAATGCAAATGAGAGGATGCTGTCCTGACGAGGTAACTTTCAAACTGATAATTGGAGGACTTTTACGAGAAAAGAATCTTCCTTTGGCTTGTCAGGTCTGGGATCAGATGATGGAGAAGGGCTATACGCTTGACAGATTTCTATCCGAGGCTCTTATCAAGGCCATTCAGTCGAGGGATGCTGGTTAA
- the LOC111801618 gene encoding pentatricopeptide repeat-containing protein At1g13040, mitochondrial isoform X1, with protein sequence MLQHCLALAFRPTCIDMYHSVNRLVFRASITKCVKVGLIDEAIRIFDEMTQSTCPVTSRDYNRFIGVLISRSRFDLAESYYSRMIPQGFSLTPFTYSRFISALCEVKNFGLIARLLEDMNRLGYIPDIWAFNIYLNLLFRENFLELALEFFNEMVSKGREPDVVTYTIIVDRLCKAKQYGQAVEFWHFMVQKGISPDMKACTALVVGLCDGGKVDLAYELMVGKMKGQTKFNNLIYNSLMSGFCKAGRISKALAIKSFMSKNGCEPDLVTYNILLNFFCDGLMLEDAGESMKKMERIGMEPDVYSYNQLLKGLCKANRLDKAYRLMNKMWEKGLCDTVSYNTLISTLCKALATRKAYKLFEEMGQKGVAPDVGTFATLIKAFLREGSSHIAKRLLHKMTETILLPDHIFYTTVIDYLCKTGKIEMAQGVFHDMIEIGISPDVVSYNALINGLCKAFKVHEAMLLYEEMQMRGCCPDEVTFKLIIGGLLREKNLPLACQVWDQMMEKGYTLDRFLSEALIKAIQSRDAG encoded by the coding sequence ATGCTTCAGCATTGTCTTGCTTTAGCATTCCGACCGACATGCATTGATATGTATCACAGCGTAAACCGCCTCGTCTTTCGAGCTAGTATCACCAAGTGTGTCAAGGTTGGTTTAATTGATGAAGCTATCAGGATATTCGATGAAATGACTCAATCGACTTGTCCTGTAACGAGCAGAGACTACAATCGCTTTATTGGTGTTCTGATTAGCCGCTCGCGTTTCGATTTGGCCGAAAGTTATTACTCGAGAATGAtacctcaaggtttttctcTTACGCCATTTACTTACTCCAGGTTCATTTCTGCTTTGTGTGAAGTTAAGAATTTCGGTCTCATAGCTAGGCTGTTAGAAGATATGAATAGGCTTGGCTATATTCCTGACATTTGggcttttaatatatatttgaatctCTTATTCCGTGAAAACTTTTTAGAATTGGCTTTAGAGTTTTTTAACGAAATGGTTTCGAAAGGAAGGGAACCTGATGTTGTAACATACACCATAATAGTTGATAGATTGTGCAAAGCCAAGCAATATGGCCAAGCTGTGGAGTTTTGGCATTTTATGGTTCAGAAGGGGATTAGTCCAGACATGAAAGCCTGTACGGCTCTTGTTGTTGGGCTCTGCGATGGTGGGAAAGTTGATTTAGCATATGAGCTTATGGTTGGTAAAATGAAGGGTCAGACGAAGTTCAACAACTTGATTTATAATTCTCTGATGAGTGGGTTTTGTAAAGCTGGCCGGATCTCTAAGGCACTGGCCATCAAGTCATTTATGAGTAAGAATGGTTGTGAGCCAGATTTGGTTACCTACAATATTTTGCTGAATTTTTTTTGCGATGGGCTTATGTTGGAGGATGCAGGGGAGTCgatgaagaagatggagaGGATAGGAATGGAGCCTGATGTGTACAGTTATAATCAACTTCTTAAGGGTCTTTGCAAGGCTAATCGGCTGGATAAAGCATATAGATTGATGAATAAAATGTGGGAGAAAGGGTTGTGTGACACTGTTTCGTACAACACTTTGATAAGTACACTATGCAAAGCATTGGCAACTAGAAAGGCATACAAGCTATTTGAGGAAATGGGCCAGAAAGGTGTTGCTCCAGATGTGGGAACATTTGCAACTCTTATAAAAGCTTTTCTTAGAGAAGGAAGCTCCCATATAGCAAAGAGACTTCTTCATAAGATGACCGAGACAATTCTGTTACCTGATCACATATTTTATACAACGGTCATAGATTACCTTTGTAAGACGGGGAAGATTGAGATGGCTCAAGGCGTCTTTCATGACATGATAGAGATAGGAATCTCCCCTGATGTGGTCTCATATAATGCTCTTATAAATGGGCTTTGCAAGGCCTTTAAAGTTCATGAGGCCATGTTACTGTATGAAGAAATGCAAATGAGAGGATGCTGTCCTGACGAGGTAACTTTCAAACTGATAATTGGAGGACTTTTACGAGAAAAGAATCTTCCTTTGGCTTGTCAGGTCTGGGATCAGATGATGGAGAAGGGCTATACGCTTGACAGATTTCTATCCGAGGCTCTTATCAAGGCCATTCAGTCGAGGGATGCTGGTTAA
- the LOC111801621 gene encoding NDR1/HIN1-like protein 13, whose translation MHHPETNPHFHRPLQPDRRPQPPPQDPSLTPQPHPDPYSDPTTPFPPPSSASSAQPASGKTPRSKKNRQNIYPPPPQSGQGSQSQTQDPPEKAPRLKRHHQIPYPEAATKLPEQNVHQSRPRVQIQDPSDSQESHPHHRRRDDGDDHNRRNQQNILLMPLPRQTNPLMWFGAVFCAIFWVLVIVGGLVILIVYLIFRPKSPRFDVAAANLNAAYLDMGYLLNADMNLLANFTNPNKKVSVDFSSMILDLYYGNTLIATRFIAPFSASKQGSHLVNVHMMSSQVRLPILQSLRLQKQIENNGIKLELRGIFRARSNFGSLLRYSYWLHSYCTLIIGGPPGGVLLRIKCKTKH comes from the coding sequence ATGCACCACCCTGAAACTAACCCTCATTTCCACCGCCCATTGCAGCCTGACCGCCGTCCTCAGCCACCGCCTCAAGACCCTTCTCTTACACCACAGCCCCATCCCGACCCATATTCCGACCCAACCACTCCATTTCCGCCGCCGTCCTCAGCGTCCTCTGCCCAACCTGCTAGTGGCAAGACACCACGTTCAAAGAAAAATCGTCAAAACATATATCCACCGCCGCCACAATCCGGCCAAGGATCACAATCTCAAACACAAGACCCACCTGAGAAAGCGCCACGATTGAAACGGCACCATCAAATTCCATATCCAGAGGCGGCCACAAAGTTACCGGAGCAAAATGTGCATCAATCACGTCCTAGAGTGCAAATTCAAGACCCATCTGATTCACAAGAGTCCCATCCCCATCACCGTCGAAGAGATGATGGAGATGATCACAACAGACGAAATCAGCAGAACATTCTTCTTATGCCATTGCCCCGCCAAACCAATCCACTAATGTGGTTTGGTGCAGTCTTTTGTGCAATCTTTTGGGTGCTTGTAATTGTTGGAGGCTTAGTAATCCTCATTGTTTACCTCATTTTTCGTCCCAAAAGCCCACGGTTTGATGTAGCCGCTGCCAATCTAAACGCAGCATATCTCGACATGGGGTACCTGCTAAACGCTGATATGAATCTACTAGCAAACTTCACAAATCCAAACAAGAAAGTTAGTGTGGATTTCAGTTCAATGATCTTGGATCTTTACTATGGGAACACACTGATTGCTACCAGATTCATAGCTCCTTTCTCAGCATCCAAACAAGGATCCCATTTGGTGAATGTTCATATGATGTCCAGTCAGGTAAGGCTACCCATTTTACAGAGTTTAAGGCTGCAGAagcaaattgaaaataatgggATAAAGCTTGAATTAAGAGGGATTTTCAGGGCAAGGTCCAACTTTGGTTCTCTGCTGAGATACTCTTATTGGCTACACAGTTATTGCACTTTGATTATTGGTGGCCCTCCTGGTGGGGTTCTTCTCAGAATTAAATGTAAGACAAAACATTGA
- the LOC111801620 gene encoding cytochrome P450 71B26-like yields MLDLDRMMHSLSIWVVSLLLLLSFLLLKTKTHNKKLPPGPPKLPLLGHLHLIGSLPHRSLWKLSRTYGPIMLLKLGSIPTIVISSAAAAREVLQVHDLACCSRPRLAASARFSYNFLDIGLSPYSDHWREVRKICVLELFSARRVQSFKSIREEEVALLLKSISQSSSLEIPVDLSEASYTFTANITTRIAFGKSFRGSGLDNGNFHQVIRRAIAALGSFSMTDFFPKVGWVIDRLSGVSGRLEKSFAELDAFLQQVVDDHINFKATSQNEENIVDVLLQMERDCSKPNALQLTRDCIKALIMDIFIAGVNPGAGTIIWAMTELVRNPRVMKKLQDEIRTSIKENQVKENDLEKLQYLKMVMKEVLRLHAPAPLLLPRETLSHFKLNGYDIDPKAHLYVNVWAIGRDLDYWTNPEEFLPERFIGSTIDYKGQNFEYLPFGAGRRICPGMNMGIVTMELALANLLLLFDWKLPNGTKDVDMEEDAGLTVSKKSPLKLLPVGY; encoded by the exons atgcttGACCTTGATCGGATGATGCATAGCCTTTCCATCTGGGTGGTTTCTCTGCTCTTACTGTTGTCTTTCTTACTGCTTAAAACAAAGACACACAACAAGAAACTTCCTCCAGGCCCTCCAAAGCTTCCTCTGTTGGGTCACTTACACCTTATTGGCTCCCTCCCCCATCGCTCCCTGTGGAAACTTTCAAGAACATATGGCCCCATCATGCTCCTCAAACTTGGCTCTATTCCAACCATCGTAATCTCCTCTGCTGCAGCTGCCAGAGAGGTGTTACAAGTACATGATCTTGCTTGTTGCAGCCGACCTCGCCTAGCCGCTAGTGCAAGATTTTCATACAACTTTTTAGACATAGGTTTATCTCCATATAGTGATCATTGGAGGGAAGTTCGAAAGATTTGTGTTCTTGAGCTCTTTAGTGCTCGGCGGGTGCAATCGTTTAAGTCGATCAGAGAAGAAGAGGTCGCTCTACTTTTAAAGTCAATCTCTCAATCTTCATCTCTTGAAATTCCCGTTGATTTGAGTGAGGCATCATATACTTTCACTGCAAATATAACAACACGAATAGCTTTTGGGAAGAGCTTTAGAGGGAGTGGACTAGATAATGGAAATTTTCACCAAGTTATCCGTAGAGCAATCGCAGCATTGGGAAGCTTCTCAATGACCGACTTCTTTCCTAAAGTGGGTTGGGTCATTGATCGACTCAGTGGGGTTAGTGGGAGGCTGGAGAAGAGCTTTGCTGAGTTGGATGCTTTTCTCCAACAAGTAGTTGACGATCACATCAACTTCAAAGCAACTTCtcagaatgaagaaaatattgttgatgTTTTGTTGCAAATGGAGAGAGATTGCTCTAAACCTAATGCCCTACAACTCACTAGAGATTGCATCAAGGCACTTATCATG GATATATTTATAGCCGGAGTAAACCCAGGGGCAGGCACCATTATTTGGGCAATGACAGAGCTAGTTAGGAATCCACGGGTAATGAAGAAGCTACAAGATGAGATCAGAACCAGCATAAAGGAAAATcaagtgaaggagaatgaCCTCGAAAAACTTCAATATCTAAAAATGGTGATGAAAGAGGTTCTAAGGTTGCATGCACCTGCCCCACTTCTCCTTCCACGAGAAACCTTGTCCCATTTCAAGCTCAATGGTTACGACATTGATCCCAAGGCTCATCTTTATGTCAATGTATGGGCTATCGGACGAGACCTAGATTACTGGACGAACCCAGAAGAATTCTTGCCCGAGAGATTTATAGGAAGCACTATTGACTACAAAGGGCAAAATTTTGAGTATTTACCATTTGGAGCGGGTAGGAGAATCTGTCCTGGGATGAACATGGGAATTGTTACGATGGAACTGGCATTGGCTAACCTATTGCTACTTTTTGATTGGAAATTGCCAAATGGGACGAAGGATGTAGACATGGAAGAGGATGCTGGGCTAACAGTTTCAAAGAAATCACCTCTTAAACTATTACCAGTTGGCTACTAA